The following coding sequences lie in one Apium graveolens cultivar Ventura chromosome 1, ASM990537v1, whole genome shotgun sequence genomic window:
- the LOC141719808 gene encoding branched-chain-amino-acid aminotransferase 2, chloroplastic-like, translating to MFNLTCAYISTTNIIMIQRIRESPRTTLSHFFSSNFIHFQGARSGNHISGVAASLKDYEASHQSENVNFNWDNLGFDLKPADYMYTMKCLEGENFTQGRLSRYGNIELSPAAGVLNYGQGLFEGTKAFRREDGRLCLFRPEQNAIRMQIGAERMCMPAPSTEQFVDAVKETALANRCWIPPTGKGSLYIRPLLVGSGPILGLAPAPDYTFLIYASPVGNYFKEGVAPLNLYVEDEYHRASRGGAGCVKAITNYSPVLKAQAKAKCRGFSDVLYLDSSNKTYIEEASSCNIFIVKDNVISTPAPWGTILEGITRKSIIEIARDLGYQVNERGVGVDELENADEVFCTGTAVGVAAVESITYRGKRVPYGMDGQLVSQILFSTLAGIQRGVVQDKWGWIVKID from the exons ATGTTTAATTTGACTTGTGCCTACATAAGCACCACTAATATCATCATGATTCAAAGAATCAGGGAGTCTCCTCGTACAACTTTAAGTCATTTCTTCAGCTCTAATTTCATCCATTTTCAAG GGGCTCGATCTGGCAACCATATATCTGGGGTTGCAGCGTCTTTAAAAGATTATGAGGCATCTCACCAAAG TGAAAATGTTAACTTCAATTGGGACAATCTTGGATTTGACTTAAAGCCAGCGGATTATATGTATACGATGAAATGTTTGGAAGGTGAGAATTTCACACAAGGACGTCTTAGTCGTTATGGAAACATTGAGTTGAGCCCTGCTGCCGGTGTTTTGAATTATGGCCAG GGATTGTTCGAAGGCACAAAGGCCTTCAGGAGGGAAGATGGACGGCTCTGTTTATTTCGACCTGAACAGAATGCAATTCGGATGCAAATTGGCGCGGAAAGAATGTGCATGCCTGCGCCTTCTACAGAACAATTTGTTGATGCAGTGAAAGAAACTGCCCTGGCTAATCGTTGTTGG ATTCCACCTACAGGAAAAGGGTCACTTTATATTAGGCCATTACTTGTTGGAAGTGGCCCTATACTTGGTTTAGCTCCTGCACCTGACTACACATTTTTGATCTATGCTTCCCCTGTTGGCAACTATTTCAAG GAGGGAGTGGCGCCATTGAATCTGTACGTTGAGGATGAATATCATCGCGCTTCGCGTGGGGGAGCTGGATGTGTCAAAGCCATTACAAATTACTCTCCT GTTTTGAAAGCTCAAGCCAAAGCAAAATGCAGAGGGTTCTCGGATGTTCTGTACCTCGACTCCAGTAATAAAACATATATTGAGGAGGCCAGTTCTTGTAACATTTTCATTGTCAAG GATAATGTAATTTCTACTCCAGCACCTTGGGGAACAATTTTAGAAGGGATTACAAGAAAAAGCATAATTGAGATTGCAAGGGATCTTGGTTATCAG GTTAATGAAAGGGGAGTTGGGGTAGACGAACTAGAGAATGCAGACGAGGTTTTCTGCACTGGAACTGCTGTAGGTGTTGCTGCTGTAGAAAGTATTACCTACCGGGGCAAAAG GGTTCCCTACGGTATGGATGGGCAGCTTGTTTCTCAGATATTATTCTCCACACTTGCGGGAATTCAAAGAGGTGTTGTCCAAGACAAATGGGGATGGATTGTCAAGATCGATTAG